The Pseudoalteromonas sp. DL-6 genome has a window encoding:
- a CDS encoding RluA family pseudouridine synthase: MSNPASCFTTFNENIDNLALPEQFTFPFYYKPHPLAVAAAKQLQQQLKKLDKAILDTDDIDAGKMFGVLVVQDKSQQLGFISAYSGQIVGIDEQLHFAPNVALKHIDDAEFSQQSQVINDINAQITALQNSDNYQQIEQQLVTARQHYEQQLIAKQQAMQVTRKQRKQQRQAAGEQLNNDEFEKLKNQLAGQSIVEKKQLQALKQQWQTRITALEQAQLTIDDEINGLKKRRKVLSKNLQKKLFAQYQFLNANGEVTDLNAIFAKLPEHTPPSGAGDCAAPKLLQYAYKHNLKPLAMAEFWWGAPPKSAIRHHLHYYPSCYSKCQPILGHMLEGLNVEDNPLLVNPAQGKDLTIVYQDDDLLVVNKPAEFLSVPGINIDDSVYMRIKTQFPHASGPLIVHRLDMSTSGLLMIALNKRVHKALQKQFIGRSVEKRYVALVAGNIAAESGTIELPLVLDFDDKPRQMVCYKTGKPSLTTWQVLERKNNTTRLQLYPKTGRTHQLRVHCAHHLGLNTPIVGDTHYGKKAERLHLHAEYLAFTHPISHERLEFEVAADF, translated from the coding sequence ATGTCAAACCCTGCTAGCTGCTTTACCACTTTTAATGAAAATATAGATAACCTTGCACTGCCTGAGCAGTTTACGTTTCCCTTTTATTATAAACCTCATCCGCTGGCCGTTGCCGCTGCAAAACAATTACAACAACAATTAAAAAAGCTAGATAAGGCTATTTTAGATACAGATGATATTGATGCCGGTAAAATGTTTGGCGTATTGGTTGTTCAAGATAAGTCGCAACAGCTAGGCTTTATTAGCGCCTATTCGGGGCAAATAGTGGGGATAGATGAGCAACTGCATTTTGCGCCAAATGTGGCACTTAAACATATAGACGATGCAGAATTTAGTCAGCAGAGCCAAGTGATTAACGATATTAATGCGCAAATTACAGCCTTGCAAAACAGTGATAATTATCAACAAATTGAGCAACAGTTAGTGACTGCTCGCCAACACTATGAGCAACAACTTATCGCCAAGCAGCAAGCGATGCAAGTAACTCGAAAACAGCGAAAACAGCAACGGCAAGCCGCCGGCGAACAACTCAATAATGATGAGTTTGAAAAACTGAAGAACCAATTAGCTGGGCAGAGCATTGTTGAGAAAAAACAACTACAAGCATTAAAGCAACAGTGGCAAACACGCATTACAGCGCTTGAACAAGCACAACTCACAATAGATGATGAAATTAACGGATTAAAAAAACGCCGTAAAGTACTCTCTAAAAACTTACAAAAAAAGCTATTCGCTCAATACCAGTTTTTAAATGCAAACGGCGAAGTGACCGATTTAAACGCCATTTTTGCTAAGCTGCCCGAGCACACACCACCTTCTGGCGCGGGAGATTGTGCCGCACCAAAATTATTACAATATGCCTATAAACATAATTTAAAGCCGCTGGCTATGGCCGAATTTTGGTGGGGCGCACCGCCAAAATCAGCGATTAGGCATCATTTACATTATTACCCATCGTGTTATAGCAAATGCCAGCCTATTTTAGGGCATATGCTGGAGGGGTTAAATGTTGAAGATAACCCGCTATTGGTCAACCCCGCGCAGGGAAAGGACCTAACGATTGTTTATCAAGACGATGATTTGTTAGTAGTAAACAAACCTGCTGAATTTTTATCTGTGCCAGGCATTAATATTGACGATTCGGTATATATGCGAATTAAAACTCAGTTCCCACACGCTTCGGGGCCACTTATTGTGCACCGATTAGACATGTCGACTTCTGGGCTGTTAATGATTGCGCTAAATAAACGGGTGCATAAAGCACTGCAAAAACAGTTTATAGGGCGTAGTGTGGAAAAACGTTATGTTGCTTTAGTGGCGGGCAATATTGCTGCTGAGAGTGGCACTATAGAGTTACCTTTAGTGCTTGATTTTGATGATAAGCCACGGCAAATGGTGTGTTATAAAACGGGTAAGCCGTCATTAACAACATGGCAGGTACTGGAACGTAAAAATAATACCACCCGCTTACAACTCTACCCAAAAACAGGACGTACTCATCAGTTGCGTGTTCACTGTGCCCACCACTTAGGGTTAAATACACCCATTGTGGGCGACACTCACTACGGTAAAAAGGCAGAACGACTGCATTTGCATGCCGAGTATTTAGCTTTTACCCATCCTATTAGTCATGAACGATTAGAATTTGAAGTAGCCGCTGATTTTTAA
- a CDS encoding TonB-dependent receptor — protein sequence MKYTYLALTLAPLLNVALAAQATVTKSPDPIERIEVAGQALKSKNLSIKNTTVNGPFGDNLALQDIARSVTPISKDLIEQLNITTLHDVLAVSPNTYAASGFGAPSLPTIRGQLGELFQDGTRRQAGNNGFGVPLSFNAIEQIDVVKGAPPVLFGSSQRNGGFVNLHSKTASTDQRKGNVKVSAGSWDKYSAQVDYNAPIVEDKIGLRVSYEHIDQGSYYDYSATQSDSLFAALKILPDDKSSWDINFELYQTEFTDNAGINRPTQALIDHNLYITGQGLQANGSTVPSAGSIISPTGQVKIDTSRVLTDPDNLNQATTYLVHSIYKRALSDVMSIKNISYFQHLQREEIAQNSFVEIIDGADTAQNRTELTYQWSNEQQTLFAVDVRYNKVLGYSQFTTEADTPIDLTGPLSNRRIPLTDAQKARLVELRPDVYVSPGGQYDINNDGSGDFNLSDTTDSRSWQTGIAIQQDSQWTDSIRTSAGYRVDYYDVEAHDPIAPQGQIAASDSINDTLQSAQLSVNYSVNDDLTTYAAASYNEATSNSMAGGNTLGGDNTISAQNFATENTLVEFGVKYAPTQSDWYADAAVFSQRRSLRNRDGSNTGIRTTGFESQVFYDAYPYWVSAGYSYIDARYDNSATGQDSAQIADAFDNSRPDIIAGNSIGAPSYTAFAPSNRQVQGIPEQSLSLNANYTITSQWQAGFSALYTKSYPLDFLATVYIRDQHTLNVNTSYAFTSATKLRLDVNNITDQQNWRPVFEGGYFGATLAFPELPINAKLTLTHNF from the coding sequence TTGAAATACACGTATTTAGCTTTAACCCTCGCCCCACTATTAAATGTAGCTTTAGCAGCTCAGGCTACAGTAACAAAAAGCCCAGACCCCATTGAGCGAATTGAGGTGGCAGGGCAAGCGCTTAAATCTAAAAACCTCTCTATTAAAAACACCACAGTAAATGGCCCTTTTGGCGACAACCTGGCCTTGCAAGACATAGCCCGCTCAGTGACCCCTATTTCTAAAGACTTAATTGAGCAACTTAACATAACAACATTGCACGATGTGCTCGCTGTAAGTCCTAATACATACGCGGCCAGTGGTTTTGGTGCACCAAGCTTACCGACTATCCGCGGCCAGTTAGGTGAGTTATTTCAAGATGGTACTCGACGTCAAGCAGGTAATAATGGTTTTGGTGTGCCGTTGTCGTTTAATGCGATAGAACAGATAGACGTAGTTAAAGGTGCACCACCTGTATTGTTTGGTTCAAGCCAACGTAACGGTGGCTTTGTAAACTTACACTCTAAAACAGCCTCAACTGATCAGCGTAAAGGCAATGTGAAAGTGTCTGCAGGAAGTTGGGATAAGTATAGCGCCCAAGTAGATTACAACGCACCGATTGTTGAGGATAAAATTGGCTTACGTGTTAGCTATGAGCATATTGATCAGGGCAGTTATTATGACTACTCAGCCACACAAAGTGATAGCTTGTTTGCGGCATTAAAAATTTTACCGGATGACAAAAGCAGTTGGGACATTAACTTTGAACTGTACCAAACAGAATTTACCGATAACGCTGGTATAAACCGCCCTACCCAAGCGCTTATCGATCATAATCTTTATATTACTGGTCAAGGGTTACAAGCGAATGGCAGCACAGTTCCTAGCGCAGGGTCTATTATATCGCCTACAGGACAAGTCAAAATAGATACCAGCCGTGTGCTTACCGACCCTGATAATCTCAATCAAGCGACCACTTATTTAGTTCATAGTATTTATAAGCGCGCACTGTCTGATGTGATGTCGATTAAAAACATTAGTTACTTTCAGCATTTGCAGCGCGAAGAAATAGCACAAAATAGTTTTGTTGAAATAATTGATGGCGCCGATACCGCACAAAACCGCACTGAACTTACGTATCAATGGAGCAATGAGCAGCAAACCTTATTCGCCGTTGATGTTCGCTACAATAAAGTATTGGGTTACAGCCAATTTACTACTGAAGCCGACACACCTATTGATTTAACCGGCCCACTTTCAAACCGCCGCATTCCATTAACTGATGCCCAAAAGGCACGTTTGGTAGAGCTGCGTCCTGATGTATATGTATCGCCTGGTGGCCAGTACGATATTAACAATGATGGCAGTGGTGATTTTAATTTATCAGACACTACAGACTCACGCTCATGGCAAACCGGCATTGCCATTCAACAAGACTCACAGTGGACTGACAGCATACGTACTAGTGCTGGTTATCGTGTTGATTATTATGATGTAGAAGCACACGACCCCATTGCGCCTCAAGGGCAAATAGCGGCTAGTGATAGCATTAACGATACACTGCAATCAGCGCAGTTGAGCGTTAATTACTCAGTAAATGACGATTTAACCACTTATGCGGCAGCAAGCTATAACGAAGCCACCTCTAACAGCATGGCTGGCGGTAATACGTTAGGTGGTGATAATACAATTAGTGCACAAAATTTTGCTACGGAAAATACTTTAGTCGAGTTTGGGGTGAAATATGCGCCAACACAAAGCGACTGGTATGCAGATGCTGCTGTATTTAGCCAACGCCGCAGCTTACGTAATCGCGATGGTAGCAATACCGGCATTCGTACAACTGGTTTCGAAAGCCAAGTATTTTATGATGCTTACCCTTACTGGGTAAGCGCAGGCTACAGTTACATTGATGCCCGTTATGACAACTCTGCGACAGGCCAAGATTCAGCGCAAATAGCCGATGCGTTTGATAATTCGCGCCCCGACATTATTGCGGGTAACAGCATAGGTGCACCAAGTTACACTGCTTTTGCGCCCTCAAACCGTCAAGTTCAAGGGATCCCAGAGCAATCATTAAGTTTAAACGCTAACTATACAATTACCTCTCAGTGGCAAGCTGGATTTTCTGCCCTGTATACTAAAAGCTACCCTTTAGATTTTTTGGCTACCGTATACATTCGCGATCAGCATACCTTAAATGTTAATACCAGCTATGCGTTTACCTCAGCGACTAAATTAAGACTCGATGTAAATAATATTACCGATCAGCAAAACTGGCGTCCTGTATTTGAAGGTGGCTATTTTGGCGCGACACTTGCGTTCCCAGAATTACCAATTAACGCTAAGCTCACACTTACCCATAACTTTTAA
- a CDS encoding bifunctional TVP38/TMEM64 family protein/FAD-dependent oxidoreductase, giving the protein MLKKLSLLLLAAIGVGLFFFYDLNQLLTLDGLKGSMAQFDQYKAQSPFLVIGGFFLLYILVTALSLPGAAILTLAAGALFGLAQGLLVASFASSIGATLAFLVSRYLLRDTIKKRFPERLAAIDTGVEKEGAFYLFTLRLVPVFPFFLINLLMGLTAIKSWTFYWVSQIGMLAGTFVFVNAGTQLAQIDSLSGILSLDLILSFALLGVFPLIAKSLINAIKKRRVYKNYTKPKTFDRNMIVIGAGAGGLVTSYIAAAVKAKVTLIEAGEMGGDCLNTGCVPSKAIIKSAKVAQQMRQAEKYGLQNTTPQFSFKKVMARVQQVVADIAPHDSVERYTNLGVEVIKGYAKLIDPWTVEIKLNDGGTQTLTARTLVIATGARPFVPPLPGIEETGYVTSDTLWSKFAKLDDAPKKLVVLGGGPIGSELAQSFARLGSNVTQIEMAERIMIKEDLEVSKFAHEALTQSGVNILTSHQALRCEARNGKKFIVVKHNDNEIDIEYDELLCAVGRSARLEGYGLETLGIETSRTIVTNDYLETLYPNIFAAGDIVGPYQFTHVAAHQGWYAAVNGLFGQFKKFKVDYRVIPWTTFIDPEVARVGINEQEAIEKGIDYEITRFEFEELDRAITESANNGFIKVITPKGKDKILGVTVVSEHAGDLIAEFVLAMKHGLGLNKILGTIHSYPTWAEGNKYAAGEWKRAHAPEKVLNMLEKYHAWRRG; this is encoded by the coding sequence ATGTTAAAAAAACTAAGTTTGTTATTACTGGCGGCGATAGGTGTCGGCTTATTCTTTTTTTATGACCTAAACCAGCTCCTTACCCTTGACGGGTTAAAAGGGTCAATGGCGCAATTTGATCAGTACAAAGCTCAATCACCGTTTTTGGTGATCGGGGGGTTCTTTTTACTTTATATATTAGTGACCGCGCTTTCACTGCCTGGTGCAGCTATTTTAACGCTAGCCGCTGGTGCATTATTTGGTTTGGCTCAAGGGTTATTAGTTGCCTCGTTTGCCTCAAGCATTGGTGCTACGTTGGCATTTTTAGTGTCACGTTATTTATTGCGCGATACCATAAAAAAACGCTTTCCTGAACGTTTAGCCGCTATAGATACTGGGGTTGAAAAGGAAGGCGCATTTTACTTATTTACGCTGCGCTTAGTGCCTGTTTTTCCGTTCTTCTTAATTAATTTATTAATGGGTTTAACCGCTATTAAGTCATGGACTTTTTACTGGGTAAGCCAAATCGGGATGCTGGCGGGTACCTTTGTATTTGTGAACGCTGGTACCCAATTAGCACAAATAGATAGCTTATCGGGTATTTTATCGCTGGATTTAATTTTGTCGTTTGCGTTATTAGGGGTATTCCCGTTAATTGCAAAAAGCCTAATAAATGCAATAAAAAAGCGCCGTGTTTATAAAAACTACACTAAACCTAAAACATTCGACCGCAACATGATTGTTATTGGTGCGGGCGCAGGCGGCTTAGTCACCAGCTATATTGCTGCTGCCGTAAAAGCTAAAGTTACCTTAATTGAAGCCGGAGAAATGGGCGGCGACTGCTTAAATACTGGCTGTGTACCTAGCAAAGCCATTATTAAAAGTGCAAAAGTAGCCCAGCAAATGCGCCAAGCTGAAAAATATGGGCTACAAAACACGACACCGCAGTTTTCGTTTAAAAAAGTAATGGCACGAGTGCAGCAAGTGGTTGCCGATATTGCCCCACACGACAGTGTTGAGCGCTACACAAACTTAGGCGTAGAAGTAATAAAAGGCTACGCCAAACTTATCGACCCGTGGACGGTGGAAATTAAATTAAATGATGGCGGCACGCAAACACTTACCGCGCGCACGCTTGTTATTGCCACTGGCGCACGCCCATTTGTACCGCCACTACCTGGGATTGAAGAAACCGGCTATGTAACCAGTGATACGTTATGGAGCAAATTTGCTAAGCTTGACGATGCACCTAAAAAGCTTGTTGTACTTGGCGGTGGGCCAATTGGTAGCGAATTGGCACAAAGCTTTGCGCGTTTAGGTTCAAACGTTACGCAAATTGAAATGGCTGAACGCATTATGATCAAAGAAGACTTAGAGGTGTCTAAATTTGCTCACGAAGCGTTAACACAAAGCGGCGTAAACATTTTAACCTCACACCAAGCACTGCGCTGTGAAGCACGCAACGGTAAAAAATTCATTGTGGTAAAACACAACGACAATGAAATCGATATTGAATACGACGAACTACTTTGCGCCGTAGGGCGAAGCGCACGGTTGGAAGGTTATGGCCTTGAAACGCTCGGCATAGAAACGAGCCGCACCATAGTAACTAACGACTACTTAGAAACACTCTACCCTAATATTTTTGCCGCAGGCGATATTGTAGGTCCGTATCAGTTTACTCATGTAGCCGCTCATCAGGGTTGGTACGCTGCAGTAAATGGCTTATTTGGTCAGTTTAAAAAGTTTAAAGTAGATTACCGTGTTATTCCTTGGACCACATTTATTGACCCAGAAGTAGCACGGGTGGGCATAAATGAACAAGAAGCGATTGAAAAAGGCATAGACTATGAAATCACCCGCTTTGAATTTGAAGAGCTAGACCGCGCCATCACCGAAAGCGCTAACAATGGTTTTATTAAAGTGATCACCCCTAAAGGTAAAGACAAAATACTCGGTGTTACTGTGGTTTCTGAGCACGCTGGCGATTTAATTGCTGAATTTGTACTAGCAATGAAACACGGTTTAGGGCTTAACAAAATATTAGGCACCATTCATAGCTACCCAACATGGGCCGAAGGCAATAAATACGCAGCAGGTGAGTGGAAACGCGCTCACGCACCTGAAAAAGTACTAAACATGCTGGAAAAATACCACGCCTGGCGCAGAGGCTAA
- a CDS encoding DUF547 domain-containing protein, which produces MFKTPLKALLLGSALLATSFASKAQNMHDSWNALLNNHVVAINHGHSTEVDYTAIKAKRKGLKTYLDSLSAVTQNEFDTWEKPKQLAFLINAYNAFTVELILTKYPDLKSIKDLGSFFSSPWSKEFIFLLGKTRSLDNIEHDLIRGSGKYNDPRIHFAVNCASIGCPALREEAYTAKKLEAQLHQQTVRFLSDTSRNKLQGNILKLSSIFKWYKGDFTKGFGGANSLSQFLLLYVDALNLGPAQQQKLTSGDMKIDFLDYNWDLNARR; this is translated from the coding sequence ATGTTTAAAACACCTTTAAAAGCGCTATTGTTAGGTTCTGCTTTGCTTGCAACATCGTTTGCAAGCAAAGCTCAAAACATGCATGACAGCTGGAATGCATTATTAAACAATCATGTTGTAGCTATTAATCATGGCCACAGCACAGAGGTTGATTACACAGCAATAAAAGCTAAGCGCAAAGGACTTAAAACCTATTTAGATTCGTTATCGGCTGTTACGCAAAATGAGTTTGATACATGGGAAAAACCTAAGCAGCTGGCGTTTTTAATTAATGCGTATAACGCTTTTACTGTTGAGCTAATATTAACAAAATACCCAGATCTTAAATCAATTAAAGATTTAGGCAGTTTTTTTAGCTCACCGTGGAGCAAAGAGTTTATTTTTCTGCTGGGTAAAACTCGTAGCTTAGATAACATAGAGCATGACTTAATCAGAGGTAGCGGTAAGTACAACGATCCACGTATTCATTTTGCGGTAAATTGCGCCAGCATTGGCTGCCCTGCTCTTCGAGAGGAAGCCTACACCGCAAAAAAACTAGAGGCCCAATTACACCAACAAACAGTGCGTTTTTTATCTGATACGTCACGCAATAAACTACAAGGCAACATCCTAAAGCTGTCTTCTATATTCAAGTGGTATAAAGGTGATTTTACCAAAGGGTTTGGAGGGGCTAATTCATTATCACAGTTTTTATTACTATATGTTGATGCGCTCAATTTAGGGCCTGCCCAACAACAAAAATTAACAAGCGGCGACATGAAAATAGACTTTTTAGACTATAACTGGGATTTAAATGCGCGTCGTTAA
- a CDS encoding ABC transporter substrate-binding protein has translation MCLLTAFSVFANDASNTVWQKIQNQGKNQSVYFYAWGGDAQINAYIQWAAQQVKAKYNINLVHVKLSDTSEAVSRVLAEKSANNHTQGSVDLIWINGANFAAMSKHGLLLKDWADKLPNFIYTNPENNPSVLFDFGLPTQGMEAPWGQASLTFYYDTLATSAPPQTLNELLSWSKANPGRFSYPKPPDFLGMSFLKYALVVLHQHSDAMLQAKLNQPVSDENTAQVLDSLWAFLNKLHPNLWRNGEYFMQSGVQMRRLIDDTELSIGFTFSAPEVPAAVKRYDLPKSIRSYAMQDGSLSNTHFVAIPYNASHAQSAQLVANFLLSPAAQAHKQKPAIWGDKTVLIQTSLTAEQQALFKAVKPHPSALPLNSIKRTLSEPHPSWVEAINTSWEARYGTSQ, from the coding sequence ATGTGCCTACTCACCGCTTTTAGTGTATTTGCTAATGATGCGAGTAATACTGTTTGGCAAAAAATCCAAAACCAAGGCAAAAACCAATCGGTGTATTTTTATGCGTGGGGCGGCGATGCGCAAATAAATGCCTATATTCAGTGGGCTGCGCAGCAAGTAAAAGCTAAATATAACATTAACTTAGTACATGTAAAACTCAGTGATACCAGTGAAGCAGTAAGCCGCGTGCTTGCTGAAAAATCAGCAAATAATCATACCCAAGGCAGTGTCGATTTAATTTGGATCAATGGGGCTAACTTTGCTGCTATGAGTAAGCACGGGCTTTTACTAAAAGACTGGGCTGATAAATTGCCTAATTTTATTTACACCAATCCAGAAAACAATCCCAGCGTGCTGTTTGATTTTGGTTTACCCACTCAGGGAATGGAAGCCCCCTGGGGGCAAGCCTCACTGACTTTTTATTACGATACGCTAGCAACGAGCGCTCCACCTCAAACCCTTAATGAGTTATTAAGCTGGAGTAAAGCAAACCCAGGACGATTTAGTTACCCCAAACCCCCTGACTTTTTAGGAATGAGCTTTTTAAAGTATGCATTAGTGGTATTACACCAACATAGCGATGCAATGCTACAAGCAAAATTAAATCAACCAGTTAGTGATGAAAACACAGCCCAAGTGCTTGACTCTTTGTGGGCATTTTTAAATAAATTGCACCCTAATCTTTGGCGTAATGGCGAGTACTTTATGCAAAGCGGCGTACAAATGCGCCGTTTAATAGACGATACAGAGCTTAGTATTGGCTTTACGTTTTCGGCACCAGAAGTACCGGCTGCGGTAAAGCGTTATGATTTACCAAAAAGTATACGTAGCTACGCAATGCAAGATGGCAGCTTAAGTAATACTCACTTTGTCGCTATTCCTTATAATGCAAGCCATGCACAAAGTGCGCAATTAGTGGCTAACTTTTTATTAAGCCCCGCAGCGCAAGCGCATAAACAAAAACCCGCTATATGGGGTGACAAAACGGTATTAATTCAAACGAGCTTAACCGCAGAGCAGCAGGCATTATTTAAGGCCGTGAAGCCGCATCCTAGCGCACTACCTCTTAATAGTATTAAACGCACACTCAGTGAGCCACACCCAAGCTGGGTAGAGGCGATTAACACTAGCTGGGAAGCTCGTTATGGAACAAGCCAATGA
- a CDS encoding ABC transporter permease subunit, producing the protein MSKVLHTADLFSRLVKITPYCLLALLTIPVLGGLIGVMLPAFGWAPALNKTNMSLAGFNALWDTPGLSQMIGLSIRTGLISTLIAFALMIIMLAAFFNSVWLKRIEHLLSPTLVIPHAAAAIAVSFLIAPSGLFTRLFSPWLTGWQLAPEGSLPYDTFGWSIIIGLVLKELPFLLLIALGILAQPELGKKLRKQHQIAVNLGYYPMVAFFKVVLPNLYPLLRLPIFAVLAYASASVEMPLILGPNTPPTLAVAIMHWFNDVDLTLRIKASAGALLQLAITVGLLLIWLLLEKVIAIVFSQSLINGRRHYAHQLVRTFTYVFTCVILAFIAAALIGLVLWSVAGYWRFPDTLPSSLVLLHFENAFTHIHTPLFNTFVIGFVSTGFATILVLLCLEAEQITAKPLSKWAQIIIYLPLLVPSIAFLFGIVWLQQLLNSQHAFFNVIFVHLLFVLPYVFLSIADSYRRLDPRFARVAASLGASPWKVFFQVKLPQLFAPILIAMALGLAISFGQYLSTLLAGGGRIATITTEAVTLANGASRRTSAVYAILQMGLPLLGFILAWGLPRYVFNNKQL; encoded by the coding sequence ATGAGTAAAGTACTCCATACAGCTGATTTATTCTCACGCCTAGTCAAAATAACCCCTTACTGTTTGCTGGCACTGTTAACAATACCTGTATTGGGCGGCCTAATTGGAGTAATGTTGCCTGCCTTTGGCTGGGCGCCTGCCTTGAATAAAACCAACATGAGTTTGGCTGGGTTTAATGCTTTATGGGATACGCCGGGGCTTTCACAAATGATAGGCTTGAGTATACGTACCGGACTAATTAGTACATTAATAGCGTTTGCACTCATGATTATTATGCTGGCTGCATTTTTTAATAGTGTATGGCTAAAACGAATTGAACATCTATTGAGTCCCACACTGGTTATTCCCCACGCTGCAGCGGCGATTGCGGTCAGTTTTTTAATCGCACCATCGGGATTATTCACTCGCTTGTTTTCGCCTTGGTTAACGGGCTGGCAATTGGCACCTGAGGGCTCATTACCATATGATACTTTTGGCTGGAGCATTATTATTGGGCTTGTACTTAAAGAGCTGCCTTTTTTATTGCTCATTGCATTGGGTATTTTAGCGCAGCCTGAACTTGGCAAAAAGCTACGAAAGCAGCATCAAATTGCGGTTAATTTAGGTTATTACCCTATGGTGGCTTTTTTTAAGGTGGTGCTACCCAATTTATACCCACTGTTACGTTTACCCATTTTTGCAGTACTTGCTTATGCCAGTGCCAGCGTTGAAATGCCACTCATACTTGGGCCAAATACCCCCCCGACTTTAGCCGTTGCTATTATGCATTGGTTTAATGATGTTGATTTAACCCTGCGCATAAAGGCCTCGGCGGGTGCTCTGTTACAATTAGCGATCACTGTTGGGCTACTGCTAATTTGGCTATTACTTGAAAAAGTCATTGCTATAGTTTTTAGTCAGTCACTCATCAACGGCCGACGCCATTATGCTCACCAACTTGTTCGTACTTTTACTTATGTCTTTACTTGCGTAATTTTAGCCTTTATTGCAGCTGCGTTAATTGGGTTAGTACTGTGGTCAGTGGCTGGCTATTGGCGTTTTCCGGATACCCTACCCTCCAGTTTGGTATTACTGCACTTTGAAAATGCTTTTACACACATACACACTCCTTTGTTTAATACTTTTGTTATTGGGTTTGTTAGCACGGGTTTTGCCACTATTTTGGTACTGTTATGCTTAGAAGCAGAACAAATAACAGCTAAACCTTTGTCGAAGTGGGCACAGATAATTATATACCTGCCATTGTTGGTGCCCAGTATTGCTTTTTTATTTGGTATTGTGTGGCTACAGCAATTGCTAAATAGTCAGCATGCTTTTTTTAATGTGATATTTGTACATTTGCTGTTTGTTTTACCCTATGTTTTTTTATCTATTGCGGATAGTTACAGGCGTTTAGACCCAAGATTTGCGCGTGTTGCTGCAAGCCTAGGTGCCAGCCCATGGAAGGTGTTTTTCCAGGTTAAATTGCCACAGTTATTTGCGCCTATATTAATTGCAATGGCGCTGGGGCTAGCAATAAGCTTTGGCCAGTACTTATCAACCCTGTTAGCCGGTGGTGGCCGAATAGCCACCATAACCACCGAAGCCGTAACGCTGGCAAATGGTGCGAGTAGGCGCACCAGTGCTGTGTATGCAATACTACAAATGGGCTTACCCCTACTCGGCTTTATACTAGCGTGGGGATTACCTCGGTATGTTTTTAATAACAAGCAGCTATAA
- a CDS encoding ATP-binding cassette domain-containing protein produces the protein MQPSLQIKNCQLYRQNELLLSLNEQVKGGEILTIMGPSGSGKSSLLNWLTGALPPGFNATGEVWLNDTNISSLPSHLRHVAVLYQDPLLFSHLSVGGNISFAMPKMDKKQRQQQIDEALTHVGLKGMAKRHPDTLSGGQQARVALLRLLLSKPKAILLDEPFSKLDQQLRIETRQLVFSQIREYQLPAIMVTHDESDAIATNGKIINLNVQSDINVR, from the coding sequence ATGCAGCCATCATTACAAATTAAAAATTGTCAGCTTTATCGTCAAAACGAGTTGTTACTGAGCTTGAATGAACAGGTTAAAGGTGGTGAAATTCTTACTATTATGGGGCCATCAGGGAGCGGTAAATCTAGCTTATTAAATTGGCTTACTGGCGCATTACCTCCGGGTTTTAATGCAACTGGCGAGGTGTGGCTAAATGATACTAATATTAGTTCCTTGCCTAGCCATTTACGCCATGTTGCTGTGCTATATCAAGACCCATTACTATTCTCGCATCTATCTGTTGGCGGTAATATTAGCTTTGCCATGCCAAAAATGGATAAAAAACAACGCCAACAGCAAATAGATGAAGCACTTACACACGTTGGGCTAAAAGGCATGGCCAAGCGCCATCCAGACACTCTCTCTGGTGGGCAGCAAGCCCGTGTTGCTTTATTACGACTATTACTGAGTAAACCCAAAGCGATTTTACTCGATGAACCCTTTAGTAAGCTTGATCAGCAATTACGTATTGAAACCCGTCAGCTGGTGTTTTCACAAATTAGGGAATATCAGTTACCCGCCATTATGGTCACCCATGATGAAAGTGACGCAATAGCCACAAATGGCAAAATCATCAATCTAAACGTACAAAGTGATATAAATGTTAGATAA